The genomic window TTAGTAAATAAAGGTATAATATATATTTAGGATAGATAAGATGAATTAATACTATTAAAAATGGAGTGATGTTTTAATGGCTACTTCTATTAAAGATGTTGCAAGAGAAGCGGGTGTTTCAATTGCTACTGTCTCTAGAGTATTAAACGATATCGATGTTGTAAATGAAGACACAAAGAAAAAGGTATTGGATGCTATAAAAAAATTAGGATATAGACCTAATATTGTAGCGAGAAGTTTAAAAACTCAGAGAACAAAGACAATAGGAATATTGGTTCCTGATATCTCAAGTGGGTTTTATCCAGAGATAGTTAGAGGAGCAGAAGATGTTGCAAATATTTATGATTATAATGTAATATTATGTAACTCAGATTTTGACTCAGAAAAAGAAAAAGAGTATTTAAGAGTACTTAAAGAAAAAATGGTAGATGGTGTTATCTATATGAGTTCATCATTACATGACGAAATACTTGATATAATAAATGAATTAGATTTAAAGACAGTATTAGTTGAGACTAAAGATAAAGATGGAACTTTACCAAGTGTAACCATAGATAATATAAAGGCTACTTATGAATCTACTAATTATTTATTTAATAAAGGTCTTAAGAATATTGCTTTTGTAGGCGCTAGAAAAGATTCTATGAATGCATGGGGAGATAGATACATAGGGTATGAAAATGCTCTTAATGATAAAGGTCTTAAGATTGATGAAGAATTAGTATTTACAGAAACTCTTAAAGTTACAACTGGATATGATGCTATAGAATCCTTTGAATCCTTAAATAAGGAGTATGACGCTGTAGTATGTGCATCAGATGAAATTGCTATGGGAGTTATTAATGGATTAAGAGATCATGGAAAAAAAGTCCCAGAAGATGTTAGTGTTATAGGATTTAACGACAATGCAGTTGCTTCAGTATTTTATCCAAAGATAACGACTATAAATCAACCTAGCTATGATATGGGATCAGTAGCTATGAGAATGCTTATAAAGTTGTTAGCTAAAAAAGAAGTTGAAGAAGCTCAATATGTTCTAGATTATAATTTAGTTGAGAGAGAAAGCTGTAAATAGTAAAAGCGGAACTTAAAGGTTCTGCTTTTTTATTTTGGATATATATTGTAATTATAATAAAATTATAGTAAAATTAAGATGGGTAAAATAAAACGTTTTCAAAATTCGGCTAGGTATATAATTTTAAGGGGAATATTGAAATATTTAATGTGTAGATATTTTAATAAAAAGAGAAATAAAATGGGGAAAAAACAATCTTTTAATTAAGATTGTTTCAGTTTGTTGAAAAACCTCTGTTAAAAAACAGAGGGTTTTTCTATTATTAATTATGAATAAAACTTATATTTAAAATATCATCCAAAATAATACGAATAAAATCTAAAAGTAGCAAAGATAGTCTTGTTGCTATCTTTTTCATATTCTGCACTGCTGCA from Clostridium septicum includes these protein-coding regions:
- a CDS encoding LacI family DNA-binding transcriptional regulator yields the protein MATSIKDVAREAGVSIATVSRVLNDIDVVNEDTKKKVLDAIKKLGYRPNIVARSLKTQRTKTIGILVPDISSGFYPEIVRGAEDVANIYDYNVILCNSDFDSEKEKEYLRVLKEKMVDGVIYMSSSLHDEILDIINELDLKTVLVETKDKDGTLPSVTIDNIKATYESTNYLFNKGLKNIAFVGARKDSMNAWGDRYIGYENALNDKGLKIDEELVFTETLKVTTGYDAIESFESLNKEYDAVVCASDEIAMGVINGLRDHGKKVPEDVSVIGFNDNAVASVFYPKITTINQPSYDMGSVAMRMLIKLLAKKEVEEAQYVLDYNLVERESCK